From Camelina sativa cultivar DH55 chromosome 7, Cs, whole genome shotgun sequence, one genomic window encodes:
- the LOC104702143 gene encoding LRR receptor-like serine/threonine-protein kinase GSO1 gives MERKLFLCQYLIWVILLLGQLHGYKSCIEKERKALLELKEYLLRRTKEWEHDSVLMWTNDTKSDCCQWKGVECNRNSGRITEISFGIRYHIESSLLNLSLLHPFEELQSLNLSSSWFGYRGFTGLFDDVEGYKSLRRLRNLETLDLSFNEFNNNIFPFLNAATSLNTLFLRNNEMDGLFPVKELKDLTNLELLDLSGNTFNGSIPVRELSALTKLKALDLNNIEFSGSMKLQGKFAKKNLLFGKKIVLELRFNYVLKLLHLFNVGVCKLKDIEELDLSGNNLVGQFPLCITSLTGLRVLDLSSNNLTGKLPYTLGNIKSLEYLSLFDNNFEGVFSLGSLTNLSKLKVLKLSSTSNSLKRESDKSWKPKFQLSVISESSWKPKFQLSVISLETCNLEKVPHFLLNQKDLRHVDLSDNNIAGKFPYWLLENNTKLEVLLLRNNSFRSFQIPESDHNLLCLDVSVNEFDILLPQNIGWILPHLKYMNLANNGFQGHLPSSLGNMKELVFLDISHNNFYGKLPRSFLEGCYSLHMLKMSHNKLSGENILESANFTNISLLSMDNNQLTGKIGQGWRSSISLQLLDISNNKFSSVIPSWIGELPRLHTLLLSNNSLEGEIPLSLFNISVLLDLSANMLSGGIPSLISSRYPRILLLQGNNLSEAIPDTLLGNVKVLDLRYNRFSGNIPEFINTQIINILLLRGNHLSGQIPYQLCGLSSIQLLDLSNNKLNGSIPLCLSYTSSGFGIEDTFEDYFYDYDSEAFSAATFLIDFKSMIVKDQFMKEYETDIQTKIEFATKHRYDAYMGRNLKLLFGLDLSENELSGEIPLELGGLLKVQALNLSHNKLSGVIPESFSALKNVESLDLSFNSLQGRIPPQLTDLSSLAVFNVSYNNLSGVIPEGRQFNTFDTQSYLGNPLLCGRAIDISCNGNTFHEPENGIDAHDSTIDIESFY, from the exons TGGATACAAAAGCTgtattgagaaagaaagaaaggctTTGTTGGAGCTCAAGGAATACCTGCTCCGAAGAACTAAAGAATGGGAGCACGACTCTGTTCTTATGTGGACCAATGACACAAAGAGTGATTGCTGCCAGTGGAAGGGGGTTGAGTGCAATCGTAATAGTGGGCGGATTACCGAGATTTCCTTTGGTATACGATACCATATAGAGAGTTCTCTCCTAAATCTTTCTTTGTTGCATCCCTTTGAAGAACTTCAAAGTCTGAACTTATCCTCTTCTTGGTTCGGATACAGAGGATTCACTGGCTTATTTGATGATGTTGAAG GTTATAAAAGCCTAAGGCGATTAAGAAATCTGGAGACTCTGGATCTCTCTTTTAATgaattcaacaacaacatattTCCCTTTCTTAATGCTGCTACATCACttaatactctttttcttcGAAATAACGAGATGGATGGCCTTTTTCCTGTTAAAG AACTCAAAGATTTAACAAACTTGGAACTGCTGGACCTGAGTGGAAACACATTCAATGGCTCCATACCAGTACGAG AGCTGTCTGCCCTGACCAAGCTGAAAGCTCTGGATCTAAACAATATTGAATTTTCTGGTTCCATGAAATTGCAAGGCAagtttgctaaaaaaaatttactttttggtaaaaaaattgtcCTTGAATTGAGATTTAATTATGTACTAAAGCTTTTGCATTTATTTAACGTAGGAGTTTGCAAATTGAAGGATATAGAAGAGCTTGATCTTAGTGGTAACAATCTTGTAGGTCAGTTTCCTTTATGCATAACTAGCCTGACTGGACTTCGAGTGCTTGATCTCTCATCGAACAATTTGACTGGGAAGTTACCATATACACTCGGTAACATTAAATCCCTAGAGTACTTATCGTTGTTTGATAACAACTTCGAAGGCGTCTTCTCACTTGGTTCACTAACCAACCTCTCGAAGCTAAAGGTCTTAAAACTTAGCTCAACGTCCAACTCGCTTAAAAGAGAATCGGACAAATCTTGGAAGCCAAAATTTCAGTTGAGTGTTATTTCGGAAAGTTCTTGGAAGCCAAAATTTCAGTTGAGTGTTATTTCACTAGAAACTTGCAATTTGGAAAAGGTTCCTCATTTTCTGCTAAACCAGAAGGATTTGCGCCATGTTGATCTCTCTGACAATAACATTGCGGGAAAGTTTCCTTATTGGCTGTTAGAGAACAATACAAAACTCGAGGTTTTGCTTTTGCGAAATAATTCTTTTAGGAGCTTTCAGATACCGGAGTCCGATCATAATCTGCTTTGCCTGGATGTATCAGTCAATGAATTTGATATTCTACTCCCTCAGAACATTGGGTGGATACTTcctcatttaaaatatatgaatcttGCGAATAATGGTTTTCAAGGACACCTGCCATCTTCTTTGGGTAACATGAAAGAGCTTGTATTTCTGGATATATCTCACAACAATTTCTACGGGAAGCTACCAAGAAGTTTCTTAGAAGGCTGTTATTCATTGCATATGTTGAAGATGTCACATAACAAGCTAAGTGGAGAGAACATCCTAGAATCCGCCAACTTTACTAACATATCATTGTTGTCTATGGATAACAATCAGCTAACAGGAAAAATTGGACAAGGTTGGCGGAGCTCGATATCATTGCAATTGCTTGACATCTCGAACAACAAATTCTCAAGTGTTATTCCAAGCTGGATTGGAGAACTTCCAAGATTACACACTCTATTACTTTCAAACAACTCACTGGAAGGTGAAATACCTCTTTCGTTGTTCAATATATCCGTTCTTCTAGACCTCTCTGCAAACATGTTATCAGGTGGCATACCTTCACTTATAAGTTCAAGATATCCGAGAATATTACTCCTACAAGGAAATAATCTATCAGAGGCTATTCCAGACACGTTGTTAGGGAATGTCAAAGTACTCGATCTAAGATATAATAGGTTTTCTGGGAATATTCCCGAGTTCATCAACACCCAAATCAtcaatattcttcttcttcggggTAATCATTTATCAGGTCAAATTCCCTACCAGTTGTGTGGCCTAAGCTCAATCCAACTTCTGGATCTTTCTAACAACAAATTGAATGGATCCATCCCTTTATGCCTCAGCTATACATCATCTGGTTTTGGAATAGAGGATACATTCGAAgattatttttatgattatgaTTCTGAAGCGTTTTCTGCAGCAACGTTCCTAATAGATTTCAAATCTATGATCGTAAAAGATCAGTTTATGAAGGAATACGAGACCGACATCCAGACGAAAATTGAATTTGCAACAAAACACCGATACGATGCCTACATGGGTAGAAATctcaaattattatttggacTCGATCTCTCAGAAAACGAGCTGAGTGGTGAGATCCCACTAGAGCTTGGAGGTCTTCTGAAAGTACAAGCTCTAAATCTTTCTCACAACAAATTATCAGGTGTGATACCGGAAAGCTTTTCAGCACTGAAGAATGTGGAAAGCCTTGATCTTTCTTTCAACAGCTTACAAGGTCGGATCCCACCACAACTTACAGATCTGAGCAGCCTTGCTGTTTTCAATGTCTCATACAACAACTTATCAGGAGTCATTCCAGAGGGAAGACAGTTTAACACCTTCGATACGCAGAGCTACTTAGGTAATCCTCTTCTTTGTGGACGTGCAATCGACATAAGTTGCAATGGTAATACTTTTCACGAACCAGAAAACGGAATAGATGCTCATGACTCCACAATCGACATTGAATCTTTCTACTAG